The Pseudoalteromonas sp. UG3-2 genome contains a region encoding:
- a CDS encoding ABC transporter ATP-binding protein, whose amino-acid sequence MEQVINIQDMNFAYGEKEILQHLNLSMVSGKIYAVLGPNGAGKTTLINILLGRLAPQSGHVSILNRPPGSDDCRARVGAMMQTSSLPLNIKVNEFLQLFSSYYPKPFPITELVTLCQLEGVSEQTFETLSGGQKQRLFMALALIGNPDIVILDEPSVGMDVESRQQLWQAILALKQQNKTVLLTTHYLHEAEHLADELYVLQAGNCQPLADIPEFNNHYKRSEIRFCCDASAAAIVSALPLVEISHQQGKYTIMTDSPNQVLLQLLSHFSVSELVVSPHCLEQSYLSYMNARSA is encoded by the coding sequence ATGGAGCAGGTCATTAATATACAAGATATGAACTTTGCCTACGGCGAAAAAGAAATACTGCAACACCTTAACCTGAGTATGGTTAGTGGCAAGATCTACGCTGTCCTTGGGCCCAATGGCGCAGGAAAAACTACCCTCATTAATATTCTGCTCGGGCGACTTGCACCACAAAGCGGTCACGTTAGTATTCTTAATCGGCCACCAGGCAGTGATGATTGTCGCGCCCGAGTTGGTGCTATGATGCAAACCAGTAGCTTGCCTTTAAATATCAAAGTGAACGAGTTTTTACAGTTATTCTCGAGCTACTACCCCAAGCCATTTCCTATCACTGAACTGGTTACTCTGTGTCAGCTTGAGGGTGTCAGCGAACAAACCTTTGAAACCTTGTCAGGCGGACAGAAACAGCGTTTATTTATGGCATTGGCTCTGATAGGTAACCCCGACATTGTGATTCTGGATGAGCCCAGCGTTGGCATGGACGTGGAGTCAAGGCAACAGCTTTGGCAAGCGATTTTGGCACTAAAGCAACAAAATAAGACAGTACTATTGACCACCCACTATTTACACGAGGCAGAACACCTGGCCGATGAACTGTATGTTTTACAAGCTGGAAACTGCCAACCTTTAGCGGACATTCCAGAGTTCAATAACCATTATAAACGCTCTGAGATCCGCTTTTGCTGTGATGCCTCTGCTGCCGCTATTGTCTCGGCTTTACCGTTAGTGGAAATCAGCCATCAGCAAGGCAAATACACTATTATGACTGACAGTCCCAACCAGGTGTTATTGCAACTGCTATCACATTTTTCTGTGTCAGAGCTTGTGGTTTCCCCCCACTGCTTAGAGCAGAGTTACCTTTCTTACATGAACGCGAGGAGTGCTTAA
- a CDS encoding ABC transporter permease: protein MLSSTSMILECKTDLLSTFRNKSFVIPATLFPCLFYLFFGIVFSPDKAQSYMFINYLIFGMIGPALFSFGVNVALEKQNGWLTLKQLAPVSPYQYLVAKCASAISFSLIVALLMSGLALMAGVSLALTQWLMVVAIALIGTLPLCVLGLLLGMSVSVKAAPAIVNLVYLPLSLLSGLWLPIHLFPEVMQWCAWLLPSFHISQLALKAIDASLGYVWWQHFLVLLLQTIVMVVVAKGKFQS, encoded by the coding sequence ATGTTATCGTCAACGTCTATGATATTAGAGTGTAAAACGGACTTGCTGAGTACCTTTAGAAACAAAAGTTTTGTCATTCCAGCCACACTGTTCCCATGCCTGTTTTACCTCTTTTTTGGCATTGTGTTTAGCCCAGATAAAGCCCAAAGCTATATGTTTATCAATTATCTGATCTTTGGCATGATTGGACCGGCCTTGTTTTCGTTTGGGGTTAATGTCGCGCTGGAAAAACAAAATGGCTGGCTCACGCTTAAACAGTTAGCGCCAGTATCGCCCTACCAGTATTTAGTGGCAAAGTGTGCCAGTGCTATTTCGTTCTCGCTGATTGTCGCGCTATTAATGAGTGGGTTAGCACTCATGGCAGGGGTGAGTCTCGCCCTAACGCAATGGTTGATGGTTGTTGCAATTGCGCTTATTGGCACGCTACCGCTGTGTGTTTTAGGCTTGCTATTAGGAATGTCAGTATCAGTAAAAGCGGCCCCAGCCATTGTCAACCTAGTGTATTTACCGCTGTCTTTGTTATCGGGTTTATGGCTGCCAATCCACCTCTTTCCGGAAGTAATGCAGTGGTGCGCATGGCTATTACCGAGCTTTCACATTTCACAACTGGCACTAAAAGCGATTGATGCATCACTTGGCTATGTGTGGTGGCAGCATTTTCTGGTATTGCTATTGCAAACCATAGTGATGGTGGTCGTTGCTAAAGGTAAGTTTCAGTCGTAG
- a CDS encoding DoxX family protein: MNMINIIKPNTPFAALLTLLGRVGLAAIFTLAAVNKIQYYDGNAAYMAASGLPGELLPLVIAFELVGGVFILFGVLTQLTALAFALFSVVSALLFHFDLADQMQFLMFFKNIAMAGGFLALAVSGAGQWSIDHKLATRQQ, from the coding sequence ATGAACATGATCAACATTATTAAGCCTAACACACCGTTTGCAGCACTTTTGACCCTACTTGGACGAGTTGGATTGGCGGCCATCTTTACTCTGGCGGCAGTGAATAAAATCCAATATTACGATGGTAATGCAGCCTATATGGCTGCCAGTGGTTTACCTGGTGAGCTATTGCCTTTGGTGATTGCTTTTGAATTAGTAGGTGGGGTGTTTATTCTATTCGGTGTCCTTACCCAGCTGACTGCACTGGCATTTGCTTTATTTAGTGTCGTCAGTGCCTTGTTGTTTCATTTTGATTTAGCCGATCAAATGCAGTTTTTGATGTTCTTTAAAAATATCGCAATGGCGGGTGGCTTTTTGGCACTGGCGGTATCCGGTGCAGGTCAATGGAGCATTGATCATAAGCTAGCTACACGTCAGCAGTAG
- a CDS encoding uracil-DNA glycosylase family protein, producing MQDIFSQVRACQLCHDSLPLGANPIIQGSERARIVIIGQAPGIKAHQSSTPFNDASGKRLREWLAVSSQQFYDPSLFAIIPMAFCYPGKGKSGDLPPPSICAQTWHRSILATLRQSKLTLLIGQYAQKYYLTAASTLTANVSSCDYQNHHYLALPHPSPRNRFWLQKNPWFEKLKLPILQHRVEKLLAESS from the coding sequence TTGCAGGATATCTTTTCACAAGTTCGCGCATGTCAGCTTTGTCATGACTCACTACCACTTGGAGCTAACCCCATAATCCAAGGCAGTGAGCGGGCGCGGATTGTTATTATAGGGCAGGCGCCGGGTATCAAGGCGCACCAAAGCTCAACACCATTTAATGATGCTAGCGGCAAGCGCTTACGTGAGTGGTTAGCAGTAAGTTCGCAGCAATTTTACGACCCAAGCTTGTTTGCTATTATTCCGATGGCTTTTTGTTACCCAGGTAAAGGCAAATCCGGTGATTTACCGCCGCCATCAATTTGTGCTCAAACTTGGCATCGCTCTATTTTAGCCACATTACGTCAATCCAAACTGACGTTGCTAATAGGGCAGTACGCGCAAAAGTATTATTTAACCGCGGCTAGTACATTAACGGCCAATGTAAGTAGCTGCGACTACCAAAATCACCATTATTTAGCGTTACCCCATCCCAGCCCAAGAAACCGCTTTTGGTTACAAAAGAATCCGTGGTTTGAGAAACTCAAGCTACCTATTTTGCAGCACAGGGTGGAAAAGCTGTTGGCCGAGTCGAGCTAA
- a CDS encoding PepSY-associated TM helix domain-containing protein, which produces MKDSFFRSMSWLHTWVGLLVCWLLLLIFFAGTTSFFRHEISFWAQPAVHDLPDYNPALQRQIVSDSIAKLQQQAADARSWRIEMPTERRPSLLLITSQQPEAGERRGKREFNYYNPLTLEPLPDYRETRGGNFFYRLHFDLHYMDAISARWIVCFASLFMLIALVSGVVIHKRIFKDLFQFRSGKGLRSWLDGHNVSSVIALPFHIMITYTGLVTLIFMLLPQPQKQHFGDRQAVRAEQFPFSASIEKSGQPLQQIALGTILDHYFTNNNDLPIRRISISSPADANATIKIYANAVRQVQDDPPGWMYQAASGELLATQHTELSAAEKLYGGMIALHTGRFAEPMLRWLYFLCGLAGCAMIATGAVMWAKRLRQKSKATGKGPFGLRLVEALNLATIMGLPAATAAFFHANRLLPIDLIGRADKEVLAFFITWGAFTLAAFVSASRRSWWFAALSNALLWGTLPLVNMLVTSDNTLIYLYQQQWLLFAVDAIAIITAIGFLIQANKLKLTASSSAAKGKRIKREVVDS; this is translated from the coding sequence GTGAAAGACTCTTTTTTCCGCAGCATGAGCTGGTTACACACTTGGGTTGGGTTACTCGTCTGTTGGCTGTTATTGCTTATTTTTTTCGCCGGCACGACCAGCTTCTTTCGTCATGAGATCAGTTTTTGGGCACAACCAGCGGTTCATGACTTACCCGACTATAACCCAGCTTTACAACGCCAAATCGTCAGCGACAGCATTGCTAAGCTGCAACAGCAGGCCGCTGACGCCCGTTCATGGCGTATTGAAATGCCCACCGAACGTCGCCCTAGCCTGCTATTAATTACTTCGCAACAACCTGAAGCCGGAGAACGTCGTGGTAAACGCGAATTTAATTACTATAATCCTTTGACGCTTGAGCCATTACCTGACTATCGCGAAACCCGCGGCGGTAACTTCTTCTACCGCTTACATTTTGACCTGCATTATATGGATGCCATTAGTGCACGCTGGATAGTCTGTTTTGCTAGCTTATTTATGCTGATCGCTTTGGTCTCGGGCGTGGTGATCCACAAACGTATTTTTAAAGATTTATTTCAGTTTCGCAGCGGCAAAGGACTCAGGAGCTGGTTAGACGGCCATAATGTGTCTTCGGTTATTGCCCTGCCCTTTCATATTATGATCACCTACACCGGATTGGTGACGTTGATTTTTATGCTGTTGCCACAGCCACAAAAACAGCACTTTGGCGACCGTCAAGCCGTGCGCGCGGAGCAATTTCCTTTCTCAGCCAGTATTGAAAAAAGTGGCCAGCCTTTACAGCAGATAGCACTTGGTACCATTCTGGATCATTATTTTACTAACAATAATGACCTACCCATTCGCCGCATTAGTATCTCATCGCCTGCGGATGCCAATGCCACAATAAAAATCTATGCTAATGCCGTGCGCCAAGTGCAGGACGATCCACCTGGTTGGATGTATCAGGCTGCCAGTGGTGAGTTGCTGGCCACTCAGCATACCGAGTTGTCAGCAGCAGAAAAACTCTATGGTGGCATGATTGCACTGCACACTGGTCGCTTTGCTGAGCCTATGCTACGTTGGCTCTATTTCCTTTGTGGTTTGGCCGGCTGCGCCATGATTGCCACGGGCGCGGTGATGTGGGCAAAACGACTGCGACAAAAATCTAAAGCGACCGGTAAGGGTCCCTTTGGCTTGCGCTTAGTGGAAGCATTGAATCTCGCCACCATCATGGGGCTTCCAGCTGCCACTGCGGCTTTTTTTCACGCTAACCGTCTGCTGCCTATTGACCTTATAGGCCGAGCCGACAAAGAGGTTTTGGCCTTCTTTATAACTTGGGGCGCATTCACATTGGCTGCATTCGTCAGTGCCTCGCGGCGCTCTTGGTGGTTTGCTGCACTGAGCAATGCCCTATTATGGGGCACATTACCATTGGTGAATATGCTTGTAACATCAGACAACACCCTAATTTATCTCTACCAGCAACAGTGGCTTCTGTTTGCTGTTGATGCAATTGCCATTATCACAGCAATTGGTTTTCTAATTCAGGCCAATAAACTGAAGTTAACAGCAAGCTCCTCTGCAGCTAAAGGTAAGCGCATTAAACGCGAGGTAGTCGATTCATGA
- a CDS encoding DUF3325 domain-containing protein has translation MLVALILCLMAFVGFALSKPNHYKEVMGCRPSTQLCRQLNLLSWVLLSISFVLAIKESGAYGSLEILGYMTFSVLLLVSLLALRPTWLRSLFYLLPAALIVSLLI, from the coding sequence ATGTTGGTTGCTTTAATACTGTGTTTAATGGCCTTCGTCGGCTTTGCGCTCAGCAAACCAAACCACTATAAAGAGGTCATGGGCTGTCGGCCTTCAACACAACTTTGCCGCCAGCTCAATCTGCTGAGCTGGGTTCTGCTCAGTATCAGTTTTGTGCTAGCAATTAAAGAGAGTGGGGCATATGGTAGCCTTGAGATACTAGGTTATATGACTTTCTCGGTGTTGTTGTTGGTGTCGCTATTGGCGTTGCGGCCAACCTGGTTGAGATCATTATTTTACCTACTTCCTGCTGCGCTTATTGTCTCCTTACTGATATAG
- a CDS encoding alkaline phosphatase PhoX has translation MKRVAYSLIAAAVAMSLTACDGDDGEQGPVGPAGPQGEQGSAGQDGVDGSNGSNGQNGADGQDGTDGQDGQDGQDGVDGRDGSYSVPGLVRIATVPAGAEVTGLFLSEGGDLFFNVQHPNDSNTETDSFNSKPFNTGTVGVLTGVNFNNLPAAIASAPVPASTMEQQTVVSAIGQYQILGQTGDTFDELGDKGLAGGLGVHYSISTGEEIIKNDNPDFNGFIPVDADTGYLFTNWEAYPGGVSRLKMSKATSGQWSIEEAMMVDFDGVKGTAANCFGSVSPWGTPLTSEEWIVWSSVDSTQDPAWNDPSETGNDTMEALTAPDFPNPYRYGYIAEIQNPTSDTPDVVKHFTIGRYEHENSVVMPDRRTVYSSQDDTGGVLFKFVADQPEDLSSGTLYAAKLTQDAGLSDPAVTGFDVSWVELGSGSNAEIETWVAQYDNIDTSDYVDGQTSYLSVADVKAWAEGAANYPSVENGGGLVTAGQPMDNRAIFLESRQAARQMGATAEWRKLEGISINHNRVLEAVTGQDVVAGEVVDKAYMYIGIADIDKTMTNGKGDIQLSARVKDCGGVYRAHIDNSYNLTRIEPVVMGGTYRSSLTGAERCDVNQLSQPDNVIVMEDGRIIIGEDGFQENNTLWLYDPKAQ, from the coding sequence ATGAAGCGTGTAGCATATTCTCTGATTGCAGCGGCGGTTGCAATGTCTCTCACAGCGTGTGATGGCGATGATGGCGAGCAAGGGCCTGTTGGTCCTGCTGGTCCTCAAGGTGAACAAGGCAGTGCTGGCCAAGATGGCGTTGACGGCAGTAATGGTAGTAACGGCCAAAACGGTGCGGATGGTCAAGATGGCACTGACGGCCAAGACGGTCAAGATGGTCAAGATGGCGTAGATGGTCGTGATGGCAGTTACAGCGTACCTGGCCTAGTGCGCATAGCCACGGTACCTGCAGGTGCAGAAGTAACTGGCTTGTTCTTATCAGAAGGTGGGGATTTATTTTTTAACGTTCAGCACCCTAATGACAGCAATACGGAAACCGACAGCTTTAACAGCAAGCCATTTAATACCGGTACTGTAGGTGTTCTAACTGGGGTTAACTTTAATAACCTACCAGCGGCCATTGCCAGCGCTCCAGTGCCGGCATCAACCATGGAACAGCAAACCGTGGTGTCGGCGATTGGCCAATATCAAATTCTTGGCCAAACTGGCGATACCTTTGATGAGCTTGGCGACAAAGGTTTAGCGGGCGGTTTAGGCGTTCATTACAGCATTTCTACCGGTGAAGAAATCATTAAAAATGACAACCCTGATTTTAATGGTTTCATTCCTGTTGATGCCGATACGGGCTACTTGTTTACTAACTGGGAGGCCTACCCTGGTGGCGTAAGTCGCTTAAAAATGAGCAAAGCGACCAGTGGTCAATGGTCTATCGAAGAAGCCATGATGGTGGACTTCGATGGCGTTAAAGGTACGGCAGCAAACTGTTTTGGCTCAGTATCTCCTTGGGGCACGCCACTGACTTCAGAAGAGTGGATCGTTTGGTCATCGGTTGATTCAACTCAAGACCCAGCCTGGAACGACCCTAGCGAAACTGGTAACGATACCATGGAAGCGCTAACTGCCCCTGACTTCCCTAATCCATATCGCTATGGCTATATTGCTGAAATTCAAAACCCAACATCAGATACTCCGGATGTCGTTAAGCATTTCACTATTGGTCGTTATGAGCATGAAAACTCAGTAGTTATGCCTGACCGTCGCACTGTTTACTCATCACAAGATGATACCGGTGGCGTGCTATTTAAGTTTGTTGCTGATCAGCCTGAAGACCTAAGTTCTGGTACTTTGTATGCAGCCAAACTTACTCAAGACGCAGGACTATCCGATCCAGCGGTAACCGGGTTTGATGTTTCATGGGTAGAACTGGGCTCCGGAAGCAATGCTGAAATAGAAACTTGGGTTGCACAATACGACAACATTGATACCTCAGACTACGTTGATGGCCAAACCAGCTACTTATCAGTGGCGGATGTTAAAGCATGGGCCGAGGGCGCTGCTAACTATCCTAGCGTAGAAAATGGCGGTGGTTTGGTGACAGCGGGTCAGCCGATGGACAATCGTGCAATCTTCCTAGAGTCTCGTCAAGCCGCTCGTCAAATGGGTGCTACGGCCGAATGGCGTAAGCTTGAAGGGATCAGCATCAATCATAATCGCGTGTTAGAAGCGGTGACTGGTCAAGATGTGGTGGCTGGCGAAGTCGTAGATAAAGCTTATATGTATATCGGCATTGCGGATATCGATAAAACCATGACTAATGGTAAGGGTGATATTCAGCTATCTGCACGAGTGAAAGACTGTGGTGGTGTATACCGTGCGCATATTGATAACAGTTACAACCTAACGCGCATTGAACCTGTGGTAATGGGTGGCACTTACCGTTCGTCATTAACAGGGGCAGAACGCTGCGATGTAAACCAGCTTTCTCAGCCTGATAACGTCATCGTAATGGAAGACGGCCGTATCATCATCGGTGAAGATGGCTTCCAAGAAAACAATACGCTTTGGCTTTATGACCCTAAAGCACAGTAA
- a CDS encoding lipocalin family protein, which translates to MKYQHLSLFFFMLLLTACTGLPENIKPVKQFDVERYAGTWYEIARLDHSFERGMQNVTAAYSLNDDGSIKVINKGYVTAEQTWKEAIGKAKFVEDENTAHLKVSFFGPFYGSYVVFELDSDYQYAYVTSYNRDYLWLLSRTPTVDEAVMDNFIATATEKGFASDELIFMEHKPISQ; encoded by the coding sequence ATGAAATATCAACACCTATCCCTGTTTTTCTTTATGCTGCTGTTAACTGCATGCACGGGGTTACCAGAAAATATTAAGCCGGTAAAACAGTTTGATGTAGAGCGCTATGCCGGTACTTGGTATGAAATTGCGCGCTTAGACCATTCCTTTGAGCGAGGAATGCAAAACGTCACAGCGGCATATAGCTTAAATGATGATGGTAGCATTAAAGTAATCAATAAAGGGTATGTTACTGCAGAACAAACCTGGAAAGAGGCCATTGGCAAAGCTAAATTTGTTGAAGATGAGAATACCGCACATTTAAAGGTCTCCTTTTTTGGGCCATTCTATGGCAGCTATGTGGTGTTTGAATTAGACAGCGATTATCAATATGCCTATGTTACCAGTTACAACCGTGATTACCTGTGGTTACTGTCTAGAACCCCCACAGTTGATGAAGCAGTAATGGATAATTTTATCGCAACAGCCACAGAAAAAGGTTTTGCTAGCGATGAGCTGATATTTATGGAGCATAAACCCATTTCACAATAA
- a CDS encoding DUF6942 family protein encodes MQKEQNKKILTRGLGAESGLLAFYIEHAPPLPPYQDCQQVLPLALGEVAHIGAQCGNGWRKIFNVFAKTLAAGAFLDHQITNYERWQDYRDNQLLQSNSQEALLFSPPDLAANRYQWHIIAGRTYAKKLLRDHVFTNNLVWLDSEFAVDYERRLIVSPFLDYRQLSNIKINKLVNIIKQASGSNND; translated from the coding sequence ATGCAAAAGGAACAGAACAAAAAAATACTAACTCGAGGGCTGGGTGCTGAAAGTGGCTTACTTGCTTTCTACATTGAACATGCGCCCCCTTTACCTCCTTACCAGGATTGTCAGCAAGTGCTGCCTCTGGCACTTGGAGAAGTGGCTCATATTGGTGCTCAGTGTGGCAATGGCTGGCGTAAAATTTTTAATGTTTTTGCCAAAACCTTGGCCGCTGGCGCTTTTTTAGATCATCAAATTACTAACTATGAGCGCTGGCAAGACTACCGCGACAACCAATTACTGCAATCCAACTCACAAGAAGCGCTGCTGTTCAGTCCACCAGACTTAGCTGCAAACCGCTATCAATGGCACATTATCGCAGGTCGCACCTATGCAAAAAAGCTACTCAGAGATCACGTTTTTACTAACAACTTGGTTTGGTTAGACAGCGAATTCGCGGTTGACTATGAGCGCCGCCTAATCGTTTCACCGTTTCTTGACTATCGGCAATTAAGTAACATTAAAATCAATAAGTTAGTTAATATAATTAAACAGGCTTCCGGATCGAACAATGATTAA
- a CDS encoding class I SAM-dependent methyltransferase, protein MPTFNGEEALHYDKRITKLVPGYELLHQLTAAQLMALYPQQAKILVVGAGTGKEIIELAKINPSWTFIAQDTSADMLAIAEQHFNKLELDSRVTLHHGPLQADEYQVDVVLCLLVMHFVSDNGDKETLFRLMGQQVKNGGYLFLADLERPVTPFEREAQLLVCKQLGLTDAGEQRMRVNFEREFYPLDKMRLAELLDNAGFKPARPYFKALGFAGYNTQKY, encoded by the coding sequence ATGCCTACTTTTAACGGTGAGGAAGCACTACATTACGATAAGCGCATTACAAAGTTGGTGCCAGGTTATGAATTACTGCATCAATTAACCGCCGCGCAACTTATGGCGCTGTATCCACAACAAGCCAAAATTTTGGTGGTTGGTGCCGGTACAGGAAAAGAGATTATTGAACTGGCCAAAATAAACCCCAGTTGGACGTTTATTGCCCAAGATACATCGGCTGATATGCTTGCAATTGCAGAGCAGCACTTTAATAAGCTTGAACTAGATTCGCGTGTCACGCTTCATCATGGTCCGCTGCAAGCCGATGAGTATCAGGTCGATGTGGTGTTGTGCCTGCTCGTTATGCACTTTGTTAGCGATAACGGTGATAAAGAAACGCTATTTCGGTTAATGGGGCAGCAAGTAAAAAATGGCGGCTATTTGTTCTTAGCCGACCTTGAGCGCCCTGTCACTCCATTTGAGCGTGAAGCACAGCTTTTGGTATGCAAACAGCTAGGCTTAACGGACGCCGGCGAGCAGCGCATGAGGGTGAACTTTGAACGGGAATTTTACCCACTCGATAAAATGCGCTTGGCTGAACTGCTTGATAATGCTGGGTTTAAGCCGGCGAGGCCTTACTTTAAAGCGCTCGGTTTTGCCGGCTACAATACGCAAAAATACTAA